The DNA region TAGAAATAAATAAACAATCAGCTCAAATAGCCAAGTCAGTTTCTAAAAAATATAAAGATAAATACGTATTTGGTTCAATTGGTCCAACTGGAGAGTTTATTGAACCACTAGGTAATGTTACTGAAAGTGAGATGTATGATGCTTTATTAGAACAAATGAAAGGGCTTTATGAAGGTGGGGTTGACGGTTTCATGATTGAAACTCAAATTGCAACCGAGGAAACTTTGATGGCCATTAAGGTAGCAAGAGAAAATTTTGATATTTTAGTTTTTGCATCTATGGTTTACGATAAAGGGCCAAGAGGATTTTTTACTATGTTTGGGCTTGAGCCAGAAAAAAGTCTTGATTTATTGTATGAAACCGGTGCAGATGTTGTTGGTACAAATTGTGGGAATGGATCAGAAAAAATGATAGAAATATCTGAAATATTTAGAAAATCTACTGATAAACCTTTATTAGTTCAAGCCAATGCAGGGATTCCAAGTATAAAGAAAAATAGTATAATTTATCCAGAAACACCAGAAGATATGGCAAAAAATTATAAAAGACTTATAGATTTAAAAATAAATTTCTTAGGTGGTTGTTGTGGTTGCTCTACAAATCACATATCATCTTTTTCAGAGATAATAAGGAGTCATAATGAACGTATCTCAGGTTAAAAAAGAATTTGGTAAATGTTTAGAACTAGTATCAATGGACCCTAATTTTAACGAAATAAGTGTTGGTCTTTTTCAAAAAAATGACATACTTACTATTTGGTCATACAGTAGAAAAAATGGAGTAGAAGACAGATTGAACCAAATTCGAGATAAAATGGTTGAATTTGGAGGACTTACT from Dehalococcoidia bacterium includes:
- a CDS encoding homocysteine S-methyltransferase family protein, with the protein product MVSKLNSTSKKILEEANNGKIFLLDGATGTFLQENGLEPGGSPELMNIEKPDVIQKMADTYFASGSDIVLTNTFGGNYFRMKHYGLENQVIEINKQSAQIAKSVSKKYKDKYVFGSIGPTGEFIEPLGNVTESEMYDALLEQMKGLYEGGVDGFMIETQIATEETLMAIKVARENFDILVFASMVYDKGPRGFFTMFGLEPEKSLDLLYETGADVVGTNCGNGSEKMIEISEIFRKSTDKPLLVQANAGIPSIKKNSIIYPETPEDMAKNYKRLIDLKINFLGGCCGCSTNHISSFSEIIRSHNERISG